In Herbaspirillum seropedicae, a single window of DNA contains:
- a CDS encoding terminase ATPase subunit family protein, with translation MLDIPHDIKESIDQAAEPRHVARRLYFEGWRISSIARHLKIKRTTVNSWKHRDEWEKVSRLERVEIALEARIVQLIGKEVKGNGEYKELDALMRQLVQAARVRRYEQPGGNETDLNPNIANRNAAPKKKPVRNEFSEEAQQRIIEAFNDSLFDYQKVWFRNGSERTRIILKSRQIGATWYFAREALIDAIQTGRNQIFLSASKSQAHVFKQYIIQFAKDACGVELSGDPIVLPNGAHLYFLGTNARTAQGYHGNFYFDEFFWTHNFTELNKVASGMALHKKWRKTYFSTPSATTHQAYSFWTGEAFNKRRAKGDKVNIDVSHKRLSSGFTGEDKIWRQIVTIMDAAAGGCDLFDIDELRDFEYSPDQFDNLLMCNFIDDSASVFPLADLQRGMVDSWVDWDDYKPFTARPFGHRPVWIGYDPSLTGDSAGCSVIAPPLIPGGNFRILERHQWRGKDFAEQAALIKEMCGRYNVQYIGIDTTGMGVGVYPLVKQFFPGVTAISYSPEVKTRMVLKAQNIIRSGRLQFDAGWTDIAQSFMAIRKILTPSGRAVTYDAGRSEETGHADLAWSVMHALDYEPFEGTTANNTSSMEFF, from the coding sequence ATGTTAGACATTCCACACGACATCAAGGAAAGCATCGACCAGGCGGCCGAGCCACGACACGTTGCGCGCCGCTTGTATTTCGAGGGCTGGCGAATCTCGTCCATCGCGCGGCATCTGAAGATCAAGCGCACGACGGTCAATAGCTGGAAGCACCGCGATGAGTGGGAAAAGGTCTCGCGCCTGGAGCGCGTAGAGATTGCCCTTGAAGCGCGCATAGTGCAACTGATCGGAAAGGAAGTAAAGGGCAACGGCGAGTACAAGGAACTCGACGCGCTGATGCGCCAACTGGTGCAAGCTGCGCGCGTACGCCGCTATGAGCAACCGGGCGGCAATGAAACCGATCTAAATCCGAACATCGCCAATCGCAATGCCGCGCCGAAGAAAAAGCCGGTGCGCAACGAGTTCAGCGAAGAGGCACAGCAGCGCATCATTGAGGCTTTCAACGATTCGCTGTTCGACTACCAAAAGGTCTGGTTCCGTAATGGCAGCGAGCGCACGCGGATTATCCTGAAGTCACGCCAGATCGGTGCGACGTGGTATTTCGCACGCGAGGCGCTGATTGATGCGATCCAGACCGGGCGCAATCAGATTTTTCTCTCGGCCTCGAAGTCGCAGGCCCACGTTTTCAAGCAATACATCATCCAGTTTGCGAAGGACGCGTGCGGGGTGGAGCTGTCAGGCGATCCCATCGTGCTGCCCAATGGGGCGCACCTGTATTTCCTCGGCACGAACGCGCGCACCGCCCAGGGCTATCACGGCAATTTCTATTTCGACGAGTTCTTCTGGACGCACAACTTCACCGAGCTGAACAAGGTCGCGTCCGGCATGGCCCTGCACAAGAAATGGCGGAAAACCTATTTCTCGACACCATCGGCCACCACGCACCAAGCCTATTCATTCTGGACCGGTGAGGCATTCAACAAGCGCCGGGCCAAGGGCGACAAGGTCAACATCGATGTCAGCCACAAGCGTTTGTCTTCCGGCTTCACCGGCGAGGACAAGATATGGCGCCAGATCGTCACGATCATGGACGCGGCGGCAGGCGGGTGCGATCTGTTCGACATCGACGAGCTACGCGATTTCGAATACTCGCCCGATCAGTTCGACAACCTGCTGATGTGCAATTTCATCGACGATTCTGCGTCGGTGTTCCCGCTGGCCGACCTGCAGCGCGGCATGGTGGATTCCTGGGTGGATTGGGATGACTACAAGCCGTTCACGGCGCGGCCCTTTGGGCATCGCCCCGTCTGGATCGGCTATGACCCCTCACTGACGGGCGACAGCGCCGGCTGCTCGGTGATTGCGCCGCCGCTGATCCCTGGCGGCAATTTCCGCATTCTGGAGCGCCACCAGTGGCGCGGCAAAGACTTTGCCGAGCAAGCCGCTCTCATCAAGGAAATGTGCGGCCGCTACAACGTCCAGTACATCGGCATCGACACGACCGGCATGGGCGTGGGCGTCTATCCGCTGGTGAAACAGTTTTTCCCGGGCGTGACCGCTATCAGCTATTCGCCGGAAGTCAAAACGCGCATGGTGCTCAAGGCACAAAACATCATCCGCAGCGGCCGCCTGCAGTTCGATGCTGGCTGGACTGACATCGCGCAGTCCTTCATGGCCATTCGCAAAATTCTCACGCCCAGCGGTCGCGCCGTCACCTATGACGCCGGCCGCTCGGAAGAAACCGGCCACGCCGATTTGGCCTGGTCGGTCATGCACGCCCTCGACTATGAACCCTTCGAAGGGACCACCGCTAACAACACCTCATCTATGGAGTTCTTCTGA
- a CDS encoding phage portal protein, translating into MKHRARRHAAAPASTPPATVETTPAPSVEAFSFGDPSPVLEGRDMLADIECYRNGDWYEPPLSTVGLAKSLNASVHHASAIWCKVNILSSTFRPSAALSRAEFTRLALDFLLFGNCYAERRESMTGKLLSLKHALAKYTRVGVEPGRYFFVNGWRASYEFEPGSVWHLQAPDINQEVYGVPQYVSALQSAWLNESATLFRRRYYLNGSHAGFILYMTDTASNVNDVDKLREALRNSKGPGNFRNLFVYAPGGKKDGLQILPVSEIAAKDEFFNIKNCTRDDVLAAHRVPPQLLGTMPNNTGGFGDVTKAAAVFGCNEIEPLQAQFLSLNQWAGEDVVSFRPYQLPTTESK; encoded by the coding sequence ATGAAACACAGAGCACGCCGCCACGCGGCTGCACCCGCCAGTACGCCGCCGGCCACTGTCGAGACAACGCCGGCGCCATCCGTCGAGGCCTTTAGCTTTGGTGATCCATCGCCGGTGCTGGAAGGCCGCGACATGCTGGCCGATATCGAGTGCTACCGCAATGGTGATTGGTACGAGCCGCCCTTGAGCACGGTCGGCCTGGCCAAGTCCTTGAATGCCAGCGTCCACCATGCCAGCGCCATCTGGTGCAAGGTCAATATCCTGTCCTCGACCTTCCGACCGTCCGCCGCTCTCAGCCGCGCGGAATTCACGCGTCTAGCCCTCGATTTTCTGCTGTTCGGCAACTGCTATGCAGAGCGCCGCGAAAGCATGACGGGCAAGCTGTTGAGCCTGAAGCATGCGCTGGCGAAATACACACGCGTGGGCGTCGAGCCGGGGCGGTATTTTTTCGTGAACGGCTGGCGTGCGAGCTACGAGTTTGAGCCTGGCTCCGTCTGGCATCTGCAAGCCCCGGACATCAACCAGGAAGTGTATGGCGTGCCGCAGTACGTGAGCGCGCTGCAATCGGCCTGGCTCAACGAGTCCGCCACGCTGTTCCGCCGCCGCTACTACCTCAACGGGTCACATGCGGGCTTCATCCTCTACATGACCGACACGGCCAGCAACGTGAATGACGTGGACAAGCTGCGCGAAGCCCTGCGCAACAGCAAGGGGCCGGGCAATTTCCGCAACCTGTTTGTGTATGCGCCGGGCGGCAAGAAGGATGGGCTGCAGATCCTACCGGTCTCCGAGATCGCGGCCAAGGATGAATTTTTCAACATCAAGAATTGCACGCGCGATGACGTGCTCGCTGCACATCGTGTGCCGCCGCAGTTGCTGGGGACCATGCCTAACAACACCGGGGGATTTGGCGACGTGACCAAGGCCGCCGCCGTCTTCGGCTGCAACGAAATCGAGCCGCTGCAGGCGCAGTTCCTTTCCCTGAATCAATGGGCTGGCGAGGATGTCGTCAGCTTCCGCCCCTATCAACTTCCCACTACTGAGAGCAAATAA
- a CDS encoding response regulator, which translates to MPDNPRTRAILIIEDNLYVREIFAEVFDAAGYEVHQAGNGAEGLEILLSSPGRVSVVLTDLRMPVMDGLRFATELKKDVRFAGLPVVLLSATPMANSWEARKVFAALLVKPCPFSQLLDTVEAVQ; encoded by the coding sequence ATGCCCGATAACCCGCGTACTCGCGCTATCCTGATCATTGAGGACAATCTGTACGTTCGGGAGATTTTCGCCGAGGTGTTCGACGCCGCCGGTTATGAAGTACATCAGGCCGGTAACGGGGCGGAGGGCCTTGAAATTTTGTTGAGCTCCCCCGGCAGAGTGAGTGTGGTGCTCACCGATCTCCGGATGCCTGTCATGGACGGCTTGCGTTTTGCCACTGAGCTCAAAAAAGACGTCCGATTCGCCGGCCTGCCCGTGGTACTGCTTAGCGCAACGCCAATGGCCAATTCTTGGGAGGCTCGCAAGGTTTTTGCTGCGCTCTTAGTTAAACCATGCCCTTTTTCTCAACTACTGGATACGGTTGAGGCGGTTCAGTAG
- a CDS encoding immunity 52 family protein translates to MNIKFPYRSGIESLPSIYEHLKQLWQVAMLLDTIGMPLEDWCPPADTPDNARRNVAFDKNGPSPAAVAIFHEEEKADPSEKFRILGVWNGKEDDGGAVLLHKLSIASNHSRSSFELNSKGVQALEKKENIVQIINTLLEIFPAPFIQVSPPPYATRHAVFEDHPGVGWMLYLPEILTPAQVPEAPELIPVLDKDNKRKGTIVVSVPNETFSVKNKEHVKVANAIEIRLADQDLLPRFSNL, encoded by the coding sequence ATGAATATCAAATTCCCCTATCGATCTGGTATCGAAAGCCTTCCCAGCATTTACGAACACCTTAAGCAACTTTGGCAAGTGGCTATGCTATTGGACACCATAGGTATGCCGCTTGAGGACTGGTGCCCACCTGCAGACACGCCAGATAACGCGCGGCGCAACGTCGCGTTTGATAAGAATGGGCCGTCACCAGCGGCCGTTGCTATTTTTCACGAAGAAGAAAAAGCTGATCCATCTGAAAAATTTAGAATATTAGGTGTGTGGAACGGAAAGGAAGATGACGGCGGTGCTGTTTTATTGCACAAATTGTCAATTGCTTCTAATCACTCAAGGTCATCTTTCGAGCTGAATTCCAAGGGGGTGCAAGCACTAGAGAAAAAGGAAAATATCGTTCAGATTATCAATACACTTCTAGAGATCTTTCCTGCGCCATTTATTCAGGTCAGCCCCCCACCCTATGCAACCCGACATGCGGTTTTCGAAGATCACCCTGGCGTCGGCTGGATGCTGTATTTGCCAGAGATCCTGACACCGGCACAGGTGCCAGAGGCTCCAGAGCTCATTCCAGTTTTGGACAAGGACAACAAGCGGAAAGGAACAATCGTCGTCAGCGTTCCGAATGAAACCTTCTCGGTAAAAAACAAGGAGCATGTCAAGGTGGCAAATGCGATTGAGATTCGCCTTGCCGATCAAGATTTACTCCCTCGCTTTTCGAATCTATAG
- a CDS encoding restriction endonuclease fold toxin 5 domain-containing protein has translation MGFPAIPLLPAISAEVLAWIRLVSSAVAAGGAAAVYSNSKNAEEAESKPLAQVDVAKQSEKCKKCPPDGGALVSRKWNMSDISREYQARVTGFAPNTEWAFSGVDFDGFRSAECLLQEAKARYAQFFNQETDTPKFFFSFTGYRKLRKQAEKQGSVTAASPPARLNWYFMEKFVADHMKDLFRNDGLPITVIFMP, from the coding sequence ATGGGCTTTCCAGCTATCCCTTTGCTTCCCGCCATTTCTGCGGAAGTTTTGGCCTGGATTAGGTTGGTTAGCTCTGCTGTCGCAGCGGGCGGCGCCGCTGCGGTGTATTCGAACTCCAAGAATGCTGAAGAAGCTGAAAGCAAGCCGCTTGCTCAAGTTGACGTGGCAAAGCAGAGTGAGAAATGCAAGAAATGTCCGCCAGACGGCGGGGCGCTAGTGTCTCGAAAGTGGAATATGTCCGATATCTCTCGTGAGTATCAGGCGCGAGTGACAGGTTTCGCACCCAATACGGAATGGGCATTTTCTGGCGTGGACTTCGATGGCTTTCGCTCAGCTGAATGTCTCTTGCAGGAAGCCAAGGCGCGATATGCCCAATTTTTTAATCAAGAGACGGACACGCCAAAGTTCTTTTTCTCTTTCACAGGATATAGAAAACTGCGGAAGCAAGCAGAAAAGCAAGGTAGTGTTACCGCAGCATCCCCCCCCGCCAGGCTCAATTGGTATTTTATGGAAAAATTCGTCGCCGACCACATGAAAGACCTATTTCGCAACGACGGACTACCAATAACAGTAATTTTTATGCCCTAA
- a CDS encoding DUF4123 domain-containing protein — protein MPSEIKYRLAQLRTATPQLRLYALVDGFHYHQHHEQALEESPSVRGLFIGTVDEHLAPSGPWLLDAESAPFDLVSHAALLETRVASVSWIITTMELDALAHALQSRMQMELPDGRLALLRLWDPRALASAARDFDETQRRYLFEGITEWLLLREGRRVRIGRHDAQDH, from the coding sequence ATGCCTTCCGAGATCAAGTACCGGCTGGCGCAATTACGGACGGCCACGCCGCAGCTCAGACTCTATGCCTTGGTCGATGGCTTTCACTACCATCAACATCACGAACAGGCGCTGGAAGAAAGCCCGAGCGTGCGCGGGCTCTTCATCGGTACAGTGGATGAACATCTCGCGCCTTCTGGCCCTTGGCTTCTCGATGCTGAAAGCGCGCCGTTCGATCTGGTCAGCCACGCGGCGCTACTGGAGACAAGGGTTGCATCAGTGTCATGGATTATCACAACGATGGAACTAGACGCGCTGGCGCACGCCCTCCAATCCCGTATGCAAATGGAGCTACCCGATGGCCGGCTGGCATTGCTGCGTCTGTGGGACCCACGTGCATTGGCCAGTGCAGCACGAGATTTCGATGAGACGCAGCGCCGCTATCTGTTCGAGGGGATTACTGAATGGCTGCTGTTGAGGGAGGGTCGTCGCGTGCGAATTGGAAGGCATGATGCTCAAGATCACTGA
- a CDS encoding PAAR domain-containing protein has translation MSRPFITVGDKTSHGGTVISGDQSFLIHGKAVASIGDLTTCPRCKGTFAITSGAEDMITNGKAPARDGDRTACGAILIATQALTTHAAQQEVGSTAGTAADAANLAKANPAAPVESGICLSCLMNAAKAGATMIVRD, from the coding sequence ATGAGTCGTCCTTTCATCACCGTTGGAGACAAGACCAGCCACGGCGGGACCGTCATCAGTGGTGACCAGTCCTTTCTGATCCACGGCAAGGCCGTGGCGAGCATAGGCGACCTCACCACCTGCCCACGCTGCAAAGGGACGTTCGCCATTACCTCCGGCGCAGAAGACATGATCACTAATGGCAAGGCGCCGGCTCGCGACGGGGACCGCACCGCGTGTGGAGCCATCCTGATCGCCACTCAGGCCCTCACCACCCATGCAGCGCAACAAGAAGTTGGTTCGACTGCGGGCACTGCTGCCGACGCCGCTAACCTGGCTAAGGCTAATCCCGCCGCCCCGGTCGAATCAGGTATCTGCCTTAGTTGTCTGATGAATGCCGCCAAGGCCGGCGCAACCATGATCGTGCGCGACTGA
- a CDS encoding DUF262 domain-containing protein: protein MLFREIETAQRHVRTDAYQMSIGEIVTMYENREIIIDPEFQRLFRWSIGQKSKLIESILLGIPLPSIFVFEKEDGSWELIDGLQRISTILEFMGKLRQPDGEIGAPSVLEATKYLPSLRNAVWDKSEAIESVSLDEQMPLDRSFQLAVRRARLGVEILKRPSDDHTKYDLFQRLNSGGSQANSQELRNCIMLMVNRDYFRTIKAAAESAVFQQILGISEEQSERQRHMEMAVRFLVHTGVDYDGTLDVEEFIDEGVVALAQRPEAIESVSRIPSTFGLLHEALQVDALRRFQDGRHIGRVSLVGLECVAVGVARNLDSILALGAPAAAEFVKLKARELWAQPECETFISPGLRGTTRLQRTIPFGTHWFCP from the coding sequence ATGCTTTTTAGAGAAATTGAGACGGCGCAGCGGCACGTGCGGACCGACGCATATCAGATGTCAATCGGTGAAATAGTCACCATGTATGAAAACAGGGAGATCATCATTGACCCTGAATTCCAACGACTCTTCCGTTGGAGCATCGGGCAGAAATCGAAGTTAATCGAGTCGATTCTCCTTGGGATACCTCTTCCATCAATTTTTGTGTTTGAGAAAGAGGACGGGAGTTGGGAGCTCATTGATGGCTTACAGCGGATTTCCACTATTCTTGAATTCATGGGGAAGCTTCGACAACCCGACGGCGAGATCGGGGCACCCTCGGTCTTAGAGGCGACGAAATATCTACCGTCCCTTCGTAATGCAGTTTGGGACAAATCAGAGGCAATCGAAAGCGTTTCGTTAGATGAGCAAATGCCATTAGATAGAAGTTTTCAACTTGCAGTCCGCAGAGCTCGTTTAGGCGTTGAAATTCTGAAACGACCTAGTGACGACCATACTAAGTACGACCTATTTCAGCGACTGAATTCTGGAGGTTCGCAGGCCAACTCGCAGGAATTGCGAAATTGCATCATGTTGATGGTGAACCGCGACTACTTCCGCACTATCAAGGCCGCAGCTGAATCCGCGGTGTTTCAGCAGATCTTGGGTATCAGCGAAGAACAGTCCGAGCGGCAGCGTCACATGGAAATGGCGGTTCGCTTCCTCGTGCATACGGGTGTTGATTATGACGGCACGCTCGACGTGGAGGAGTTTATAGATGAAGGTGTTGTAGCCTTAGCTCAGCGACCGGAGGCAATTGAAAGTGTCAGCCGAATTCCTTCGACTTTTGGTCTTCTTCATGAGGCACTGCAGGTAGACGCCCTACGTCGATTCCAAGATGGTCGACATATCGGACGCGTTAGCTTGGTTGGATTGGAATGCGTGGCAGTCGGGGTCGCTCGGAATCTCGATAGCATCCTTGCACTGGGCGCTCCCGCAGCGGCGGAATTTGTAAAGCTAAAGGCTCGAGAGCTTTGGGCACAGCCAGAATGTGAAACTTTCATATCGCCAGGCCTTCGCGGAACTACAAGATTACAACGTACGATTCCATTTGGAACACATTGGTTCTGTCCATGA
- a CDS encoding MAE_28990/MAE_18760 family HEPN-like nuclease, translating to MSKPFTDSDFSQQITEERTWRIREITDLKSAINRGDATLQRVLLRALVAICYAHWEGYVRFSARKYMEHVALRKLPYSGLHGQFLRNLFLPRLAALSSSKTSLSDRCRLVEDILSSSDRRFSQLNDDLINTKSNLNFEVFSDICLVCGIETTSFQDTETFIDVSLLKRRNSIAHGEDTLIGLSELDTIVNNSIDLMRRFGDLLENHVVLKAYKAV from the coding sequence ATGAGCAAGCCGTTCACTGATTCCGACTTTTCACAGCAAATTACTGAGGAGCGCACTTGGAGAATCCGTGAAATCACCGATCTCAAATCGGCGATAAATCGCGGGGATGCGACGTTACAAAGGGTTCTGCTAAGAGCTCTGGTGGCAATTTGCTACGCACATTGGGAAGGCTACGTTAGATTCTCCGCGCGAAAGTACATGGAGCACGTTGCGTTACGGAAACTGCCTTATAGTGGGCTTCACGGGCAGTTTTTAAGAAATCTTTTTTTGCCCAGGCTTGCCGCGCTGAGCTCCTCAAAAACGAGCTTGAGTGATCGCTGCCGGCTCGTCGAGGACATACTGTCCTCGTCCGACCGTCGCTTTAGCCAACTCAATGATGATCTGATCAATACGAAATCAAATTTGAATTTCGAAGTCTTTTCTGACATCTGTTTAGTCTGCGGTATTGAAACCACCAGTTTCCAAGACACGGAGACGTTTATAGATGTTTCTTTGCTCAAACGAAGAAATTCGATTGCGCACGGGGAAGATACATTAATTGGTTTGAGTGAGTTGGACACCATCGTCAACAACTCGATTGACCTAATGCGTAGGTTTGGCGATCTTCTCGAAAATCACGTCGTGCTCAAAGCATACAAGGCGGTGTGA
- a CDS encoding AraC family transcriptional regulator: MLKKTCDTAPIPFSFVEDALGCLVRQGYDTEPVLQEAGLTTDEVGPVSAEQYGALWLAIARITDDEFFGLSARPMRQGSFTLLCHAVLHAESLGQALRRALRFLRIVLDEPYGELRIDDGKAHIILIKNRSPYPAFAYRTFLLLLLGLACWLVGRRIPLQCIDFSCALPEGRPDYLEFFGVPVNFNKPRCCLSFESIYLDLPVIRSDAALKPFLRDVPANLLVRYRHDTGWVTRLRACLKQSSPTDWTDFEAMAERLGVSPATLRRRLRDEGQSYASLKDEIRSGIAQTLLGANELSVAAIAAQLGFTEASAFHRAFRKWTGKSPGVYRRDLLQVRVVDSQRCG; this comes from the coding sequence ATGTTGAAAAAGACCTGCGACACGGCTCCCATCCCTTTCTCATTTGTGGAAGACGCCTTGGGCTGCCTGGTGAGGCAAGGATATGACACCGAGCCAGTGCTGCAGGAGGCGGGATTGACCACGGATGAGGTCGGGCCGGTCAGCGCGGAGCAATATGGAGCGTTGTGGCTGGCTATCGCGCGCATCACGGACGATGAGTTCTTCGGCCTGTCGGCGCGTCCCATGCGCCAGGGAAGCTTCACCTTGCTGTGCCATGCCGTGCTGCATGCAGAGTCGCTGGGACAGGCATTGCGCCGGGCCTTGCGCTTCCTGCGCATCGTACTGGATGAACCGTATGGCGAATTGCGGATCGATGACGGCAAGGCCCATATCATCCTGATCAAGAACAGGTCGCCCTATCCTGCCTTTGCCTACCGGACTTTCTTGCTACTGCTGCTCGGACTGGCCTGCTGGCTGGTAGGCCGGCGCATTCCCTTGCAGTGCATCGACTTTTCCTGCGCTCTGCCGGAAGGAAGGCCTGATTATCTGGAATTCTTCGGGGTGCCCGTCAACTTCAACAAGCCTCGATGCTGCCTGAGCTTCGAGTCCATCTATCTTGATCTTCCGGTGATCCGCTCTGACGCCGCGCTGAAGCCCTTCCTGCGGGATGTGCCGGCCAACCTTCTGGTGCGATATCGTCATGACACCGGGTGGGTCACCAGGCTGCGCGCCTGTCTGAAGCAATCGTCTCCCACCGACTGGACGGACTTCGAAGCAATGGCCGAGCGGCTCGGCGTATCGCCAGCCACCCTGCGACGTCGCCTGCGTGACGAAGGACAAAGCTATGCCTCCCTCAAAGATGAAATACGCAGCGGCATCGCCCAGACGCTGCTCGGAGCAAACGAACTCAGCGTGGCTGCAATAGCTGCGCAGCTTGGTTTCACGGAAGCCAGTGCATTCCATCGGGCCTTTCGCAAGTGGACGGGAAAAAGCCCTGGGGTTTATCGGCGGGACTTATTGCAGGTCAGGGTGGTTGATTCACAGCGCTGCGGTTGA
- a CDS encoding AMP-binding protein, producing MPELIPAPRQPDYADVYAGFRIETLREQFQGDFETGINACVECCDRHVKGDNIALEFVSLHGEHQQYSFAQVRSMAARVANLLRQQGIQPGQIVAGMLPRTPELLATVLGTLRAGAVYQPLFTAFGPKAIEHRLALSGASLIVTNVANRDKLDEIANCPQVCTVRESNDPLRAGDIDFRAAVDAQSDDFAPVLRSGADLMLMMSTSGTTGAAKGVPVPLSALQAFSVYMREAVGLLPQDKFWNMADPGWAYGLYYAIIGPLAIGHGITFNEAAFTVSGTYETIRRLGITSLAGAPTAYRMMMAAGEEAAASVKGRLRAVSSAGEPLNAEVVRWFASALDVPIHDHYGQTELGMVVNNHHALRHEVVPGSAGFAMPGYRVVVLDENHQELGANQPGELAIDIARSPLYWFSGYWKQDTPAIAHGYYSTGDNVELEPNGSISFIGRSDDVITSAGYRIGPFDVESALLEHPAVADVAVIGLPDPERTEIVKAFVVLSDQFKASDALREQLAQHVKRRLSAHAYPRAIEFLDALPKTPSGKLQRFVLRKMEADRRAGHP from the coding sequence ATGCCTGAGCTTATCCCCGCGCCGCGCCAGCCGGACTATGCAGACGTCTATGCAGGATTTCGCATCGAGACGCTGCGAGAGCAGTTTCAAGGAGACTTCGAGACCGGCATCAATGCCTGTGTCGAGTGCTGTGACCGGCATGTCAAGGGAGATAACATCGCCCTGGAGTTCGTCTCCCTGCATGGCGAGCATCAACAGTACAGTTTTGCGCAGGTACGCTCGATGGCGGCACGGGTGGCCAATCTGCTCAGGCAGCAAGGCATCCAGCCGGGCCAGATCGTGGCCGGGATGCTGCCGCGCACGCCGGAGCTGTTGGCTACGGTGCTGGGCACGCTGCGCGCCGGCGCGGTGTACCAGCCCCTCTTTACGGCCTTCGGACCGAAGGCGATAGAACATCGGCTGGCGCTGAGCGGCGCCAGCCTGATCGTCACCAATGTGGCCAACCGGGATAAGCTCGATGAGATTGCCAATTGTCCCCAAGTCTGCACGGTCAGGGAAAGCAACGATCCCCTGCGTGCCGGTGACATCGATTTCCGCGCTGCTGTGGACGCCCAGTCGGATGACTTCGCGCCGGTCCTGCGCAGCGGCGCCGACCTGATGCTCATGATGTCCACCTCCGGCACCACGGGTGCGGCCAAGGGTGTGCCGGTGCCCTTGTCGGCGCTGCAGGCGTTCTCGGTCTACATGCGCGAGGCAGTCGGCTTGCTGCCGCAGGACAAATTCTGGAACATGGCCGATCCGGGCTGGGCCTATGGCCTCTATTACGCGATCATCGGCCCGTTGGCCATCGGCCACGGCATCACCTTCAACGAAGCCGCATTTACCGTCAGCGGGACTTACGAGACCATCCGCCGCCTGGGTATCACCAGCCTGGCCGGTGCGCCCACGGCCTATCGCATGATGATGGCCGCAGGCGAGGAGGCCGCCGCCAGTGTCAAAGGCAGGCTGCGCGCGGTCAGCAGTGCCGGTGAACCATTGAACGCCGAGGTGGTGCGCTGGTTCGCCAGCGCCCTGGATGTCCCCATCCATGACCATTACGGACAGACCGAGCTGGGCATGGTGGTCAACAACCATCACGCCTTGCGACATGAGGTCGTGCCAGGATCGGCCGGCTTTGCCATGCCAGGGTATCGCGTCGTGGTGCTCGACGAGAACCACCAGGAGCTTGGTGCGAACCAGCCAGGCGAGCTGGCCATCGACATCGCGAGATCGCCGCTGTACTGGTTTTCCGGTTACTGGAAGCAGGATACGCCTGCCATTGCCCACGGCTATTACTCCACTGGCGACAACGTCGAGCTGGAGCCCAACGGCAGCATCAGTTTCATTGGACGCTCCGACGATGTCATTACCTCGGCGGGCTATCGTATCGGGCCGTTCGATGTCGAAAGCGCACTGCTGGAGCACCCGGCGGTGGCTGACGTGGCCGTCATCGGCCTGCCGGACCCGGAGCGTACCGAGATCGTCAAGGCCTTCGTGGTCCTCTCGGACCAGTTCAAGGCCAGCGATGCATTGAGGGAACAATTGGCGCAACACGTCAAACGGCGTCTTTCCGCCCACGCCTATCCACGCGCCATCGAGTTTCTCGACGCCCTGCCCAAGACGCCCAGCGGCAAGCTGCAGCGTTTCGTGCTGCGCAAGATGGAGGCGGACCGGCGCGCTGGCCATCCCTGA